From a single Brassica napus cultivar Da-Ae chromosome C9, Da-Ae, whole genome shotgun sequence genomic region:
- the LOC125592578 gene encoding uncharacterized protein LOC125592578, with the protein MERTHAALQKLGAQVHKVTSSAPEIESLIEETRGTPFTDRIANSYIRDTRKIKIPEYDGNADPKAYLRAFRLAIVKAHFTKEECDAGYCRTFAENLIGTALEWFSSLEPNSIDSFDQLANAFMKQYSTHILKQASEADLWKIRQGLGDSLRVYIEKFRAVRTKLSNPNDQVAIEALRRGLWYKSGFFSELTLNPPPTIDDALHKASRYITLEEEMAALDKLHRKPQSHPKGEASDGKGPHKRGSSRNNQTQGEHSYVVEEDKEEKPVAATAKAPWSKGYDESKHCSYHDRKGHSTEECWDLQRQLAAKFAAGEIKDVDLKKPQPYQKRGPRDSSPKRERSPEKETDSPPPAPKKRVDMILGKFPQGKSLQIEALLSKPPPQSSPGSRIDYILGGSDVCQDSVNSIKSHVRKAVSNTQSKPTKPESNTKISFWESETLDLDRPHDDALVITLNIAGYEVPKLMIDTGSSVDLIFYNALKGMEIDDYEIVDQKSNLVGFSGETATSLGTIKLPIIAGGVMKMTNFIVVDKPSPFHAILGRPWIHKMKAVASTYHQCVKFPTTNGIATIHGSQKISRICYLGGFEIIKESPQ; encoded by the coding sequence ATGGAGCGAACCCACGCAGCTCTCCAGAAATTGGGAGCTCAAGTTCACAAGGTAACGAGCTCAGCTCCCGAAATCGAGAGCTTAATTGAGGAGACTCGTGGAACTCCGTTCACCGATAGAATTGCCAACTCTTACATAAGAGATACTCGAAAAATTAAGATTCCTGAATACGATGGGAACGCAGACCCAAAGGCCTATTTAAGAGCCTTCCGATTAGCTATCGTTAAAGCTcacttcacaaaggaagagtgtgatgcaggatattgcaGAACATTTGCCGAAAACCTGATCGGAACAGCTCTCGAATGGTTCTCCAGCCTCGAGCCGAACTCTATAGACAGTTTCGATCAATTGGCTAACGCCTTTATGAAGCAATATTCAACTCACATCCTGAAACAAGCGTCTGAGGCTGACCTCTGGAAGATCAGACAAGGACTGGGAGACTCACTGCGAGTCTACATCGAAAAGTTCAGAGCAGTAAGAACTAAACTCTCGAATCCCAACGATCAGGTAGCCATTGAGGCTCTTAGGAGAGGTCTCTGGTATAAATCAGGTTTCTTCTCGGAGCTAACGCTAAATCCCCCTCCAACTATCGATGACGCCCTCCATAAGGCCTCTAGATACATTACCTTGGAGGAGGAAATGGCAGCATTAGATAAGCTCCACAGAAAACCCCAGAGTCACCCGAAAGGCGAAGCCTCCGATGGAAAGGGACCTCACAAAAGAGGTAGCTCCCGAAATAATCAGACCCAGGGAGAACATTCTTACGTAGTCGAGGAAGACAAGGAAGAAAAACCTGTCGCCGCGACAGCTAAAGCCCCCTGGTCCAAAGGTTATGACGAGAGCAAACATTGCTCTTACCACGATCGAAAGGGACATTCAACCGAAGAATGTTGGGACCTCCAACGACAACTGGCTGCTAAATTCGCAGCCGGAGAAATAAAAGATGTGGACCTCAAAAAGCCACAACCTTATCAGAAGAGAGGTCCCAGAGATAGCTCTCCAAAACGCGAGAGGTCACCTGAAAAAGAAACAGACTCACCACCCCCAGCTCCCAAAAAGAGAGTCGATATGATCCTTGGAAAGTTTCCACAAGGAAAAAGCCTACAAATCGAGGCCCTCTTGAGTAAACCACCTCCCCAATCGAGCCCTGGCTCAAGGATCGATTACATCCTTGGAGGGTCCGATGTGTGTCAAGACTCCGTTAACTCTATTAAAAGTCACGTACGGAAAGCTGTGTCAAACACTCAGTCCAAACCGACCAAGCCTGAGTCTAACACTAAGATCTCTTTCTGGGAGAGTGAGACATTAGACCTCGATAGACCTCACGACGATGCCCTTGTCATAACATTAAATATAGCAGGGTACGAGGTACCTAAGCTCATgatcgacaccggaagctcCGTCGATCTTATTTTCTACAACGCACTAAAGGGAATGGAAATAGACGACTACGAAATTGTCGACCAGAAATCCAACCTCGTAGGTTTCTCAGGTGAAACAGCCACCTCATTGGGAACAATTAAGCTCCCAATTATAGCTGGCGGAGTCATGAAAATGACCAACTTCATAGTTGTCGACAAACCATCCCCTTTCCACGCAATCCTCGGAAGGCCTTGGATTCATAAGATGAAAGCAGTAGCTTCAACTTATCACCAATGCGTGAAATTTCCAACAACCAACGGAATAGCTACCATACACGGTAGCCAAAAGATTTCAAGGATCTGTTACCTGGGAGGATTCGAGATCATAAAAGAATCCCCCCAATAG
- the LOC106416525 gene encoding uncharacterized protein LOC106416525 isoform X4: MTLRPSFRSRGNPSKAASASRGSDRNQGGSFLISMKEVLDDGGSKPVVETTPTEVVAQDAAPLPEVQVPEADYQAPKGTSEIEPSRHKRPRIDQGGASIRSSSSSSRGGTVGWSFTHSKPGSILDDSWGLAAIMRHLKSVGCPLPALKDLTNRDEYLDIAHCMGQLAGAVNRAQLRFENALCAAPNAGELAEVTEMVKAAKTDLDQARVRISELEAEVTRLGSKADAQQGEIESQKLDIQVKSRRINDLEAARKIAEHQVRELIASSRDSQKNKEAEVKLAVREGKKEVAEAYGKILVCVKEKFARKKDEVDALVYAQELQANADLLKDMLNNKIQSVEEEYNQLVALLPEATTAYEKAQVSDFSVSKLPLPQISESSGTFEINMFNPSFSGEYGSNLGLMAPDLAPVEAAIGGDGNVVDEGVPAGAGDPIQEEKED, from the exons ATGACTCTGCGACCGTCATTCCGTTCTAGGGGTAACCCCTCTAAAGCTGCCAGTGCTTCTCGTGGAAGCGACAGGAACCAAGGAGGATCGTTCCTTATCTCAATGAAGGAAGTTTTGGACGACGGAGGATCCAAACCTGTTGTCGAGACTACTCCAACTGAGGTTGTAGCTCAGGATGCTGCTCCTCTCCCTGAGGTCCAGGTGCCGGAGGCTGACTACCAGGCTCCGAAGGGTACCTCTGAGATCGAGCCGTCGAGACACAAGAGGCCCAGGATCGATCAGGGCGGAGCTTCCATccgttcttcttcctcgtcctctagaGGAGGGACTGTTGGGTGGAGCTTTACCCATTCGAAGCCTGGGTCGATCCTGGATGACTCTTGGGGCCTAGCTGCGATAATGAGGCACCTGAAGAGCGTGGGATGTCCCCTTCCAGCGCTCAAGGACCTGACTAACCGAGATGAGTATCTCGATATTGCCCACTGTATGGGTCAG TTGGCTGGGGCTGTTAACAGGGCCCAGCTCAGGTTTGAGAATGCTCTGTGTGCTGCCCCCAATGCTGGTGAACTTGCTGAGGTTACCGAGATGGTTAAGGCAGCCAAAACCGATCTTGACCAAGCCCGGGTTCGAATTTCTGAACTCGAAGCCGAAGTGACGAGGCTAGGCTCGAAGGCCGATGCTCAGCAAGGAGAGATCGAGAGTCAAAAGCTCGATATCCAGGTGAAGAGCAGGAGGATCAATGATTTAGAGGCTGCTCGAAAGATAGCTGAGCATCAAGTACGTGAGCTCATTGCCTCATCCCGGGATAGCCAGAAGAACAAGGAAGCTGAAGTCAAGCTGGCTGTCAGGGAAGGGAAGAAAGAAGTCGCCGAAGCTTACGGCAAGATCCTGGTCTGTGTTAAGGAGAAGTTTGCTAGGAAGAAAGATGAGGTCGACGCTTTGGTGTACGCTCAGGAGCTCCAAGCTAATGCCGACCTCTTGAAGGATATGCTGAACAACAAGATCCAAAGCGTTGAAGAGGAGTACAACCAATTGGTGGCCTTATTACCAGAAGCGACAACTGCGTATGAGAAGGCTCAAGTCTCTGACTTCTCGGTCAGCAAGCTTCCTCTTCCCCAGATCTCGGAGAGTTCAGGTACTTTCGAGATtaacatgtttaatccatccTTTTCTGGGGAGTATGGCTCTAATTTGGGTTTGATGGCTCCTGACTTAGCTCCAGTCGAGGCAGCAATAGGAGGTGACGGCAATGTGGTCGATGAGGGAGTTCCTGCCGGTGCTGGTGATCCGATTcaggaagagaaggaagattga
- the LOC106439760 gene encoding uncharacterized protein LOC106439760 gives MQRNIRGPPKNLTEKVSIDDSNPEKQVSIGSELPLETKKELVEFLKQNIKTFAWTTSDMKGIDANVTTHKLNVDPTFKPIKQKRRKLGLEKAQAVNDEVDRLTKAGSIREVQYPDWLANPVVVKKKNGKWRICVDFTDLNKACPKDSFPLPHIDRLVEATAGHQLLSFMDAFSGYNQIMMDPEDQEKTAFITERGTYCYKVMPFGLKNAGATYQRLVNKMFAGQLGKTMEVYIDDMLVKSSKGEDHISHLRECFEILNKYDMKLNPAKCTFGVPSGEFLGYLVTERGIEANPKQIATFLEMPSPKTTREVQRLTGRIAALNRFISRSTDKCLPFYKLLKNNKKFLWDEKCEEAFKQLKAYLSEPPILSKPVVGEPLYLYLAVSAAAVSGVLVREEQNEQRPVYYTSKSLIDAETRYPTMEKLALAVVTAARKLRPYFQSHSIIVMTSQPLRTILHSPSQSGRLAKWAIELSEYDIEYRPRAAAKAQVLADFVIELASEHLDQETEVPKWSLYVDGASSRQGSGVGLRLTSSAGETIEQSYRLGFNASNNEAEYEALIAGLKLALSLGIRELNAYSDSQLVASQFHGEYETRDERMGAYLEVVLNLTKQFDKFELTRIPRGENSSADALAALASTSDPLVKRIIPVEGIEKPSIDIATKAEMDSKPKEKIEDNSLPTVATQVFTTFWFPKTRTRSFRKHTSRKATQNPENNDKSEGTHRSSDSLEPNSTSTSGGTIQTSEPLVYKVQTRSRTALKNASRNATQTTGDNEEIGDIPQNPEPTPTNISGGTTAPGPEQESPSSLHNKVVGREDWRIPIMDYILEGKIPPNKWEARKLKALAARYCIIESALHKRSVSGPYLKCVHGLVAMKLMKEMHDGSCGNHSGGRALAIRIKRQGYFWPTIIADCEVYSSSCDKCQRHAPIIHQPAEKLSNISAPYPFMRWSMDIIGPLVPSGKGKKLLNLLVLTDYFTKWIEAEAFQQINRFEVEGFVWKNIVCRHGVPYEIVTDNGGQFISHDFKSFCDKWNIRLTFSSPRRPQGNGQAEAANKSVLANLKKRLGAQKELWSEKLPEVLWACRTTPRKATEETPFSLAYGMEAVVPAETTAGSLRRELCTSNPAANNQLLMDSLDLIEERRDQALLRIQNYQQAMARHYNSKVRPRQFAVGDLVLRKVFEGTKEPGAGKLGTNWEGPYRIIHIVRPGVYKLQKVRTGVPEIRSWNATNLKRYYH, from the coding sequence ATGCAACGAAATATCCGAGGTCCCCCTAAGAACCTCACCGAAAAAGTTAGCATCGACGACTCAAATCCTGAGAAACAGGTGAGCATCGGATCCGAGCTACCTCTCGAAACCAAAAAGGAGCTCGTCGAATTCCTAAAACAGAATATCAAAACCTTTGCATGGACCACCAGCGACATGAAAGGCATAGATGCAAATGTCACCACTCATAAGCTCAATGTAGACCCTACTTTTAAACCGATCAAACAGAAACGTCGTAagctaggtctagaaaaagccCAAGCTGTCAACGACGAGGTCGATCGACTAACAAAGGCCGGGTCCATCCGAGAGGTACAATACCCCGATTGGCTAGCTAACCCAGTGGtagtaaaaaagaagaatgggAAATGGAGAATCTGTGTAGACTTCACCGATTTAAACAAAGCCTGTCCTAAGGACAGCTTCCCGTTACCTCATATCGATCGTTTGGTCGAAGCAACGGCTGGACACCAGCTCTTGTCCTTTATGGATGCCTTTTCAGGatataaccagattatgatggaTCCTGAGGATCAAGAGAAAACCGCATTCATAACTGAACGAGGAACCTATTGTTACAAGGTCATGCCGTTTGGTTTGAAAAACGCGGGAGCTACCTATCAAAGgttagtaaataaaatgttcgctggacaactcggaaaaaccatggaagtctacatcgacgacatgttagTCAAATCCTCAAAGGGGGAGGACCACATCTCCCATCTAAGAGAATGTTTCGAAATCCTCAACAAATACGACATGAAGCTAAACCCAGCTAAGTGTACCTTCGGAGTACCTTCCGGCGAATTCCTAGGTTACCTCGTAACCGAAAGAGGCATCGAAGCCAACCCGAAACAAATAGCGACATTCCTGGAAATGCCATCACCTAAAACGACCAGAGAGGTACAAAGATTGACCGGACGGATCGCAGCACTAAATCGATTCATCTCCAGGTCCACCGATAAATGCCTTCCATTCTATAAACTtctgaaaaataataagaagttCTTATGGGATGAAAAGTGCGAAGAAGCCTTCAAACAGCTGAAGGCTTACCTCTCGGAACCTCCGATACTATCCAAACCTGTAGTAGGAGAACCACTGTACCTGTACCTCGCCGTGTCGGCAGCTGCAGTCAGCGGAGtgctagtacgagaggaacaaaACGAACAGAGACCTGTCTATTATACTAGCAAAAGCTTAATAGACGCCGAGACGAGATATCCCACCATGGAAAAACTAGCCCTAGCAGTCGTGACAGCTGCCAGGAAGCTGCGACCTTATTTCCAATCGCACTCGATCATCGTAATGACCTCACAACCATTACGgacgattctgcatagcccTAGCCAATCCGGACGATTAGCAAAATGGGCTATAGAGCTCAGCGAGTACGACATCGAGTACAGACCCCGAGCAGCAGCAAAAGCTCAGGTCCTCGCCGATTTCGTTATTGAGCTAGCATCCGAACATCTAGACCAGGAAACAGAGGTTCCGAAATGGAGCCTATACGTGGACGGAGCCTCGTCAAGGCAAGGCTCCGGTGTCGGTTTAAGACTAACCTCCTCAGCCGGAGAAACCATCGAACAATCCTATAGACTTGGATTTAACGCTTCCAACAACGAGGCCGAGTACGAAGCACTAATCGCTGGATTAAAGCTCGCCCTGAGCCTCGGAATTCGGGAGCTAAACGCCTACAGCGACTCGCAGCTGGTAGCTAGCCAGTTTCACGGGGAATACGAAACAAGGGACGAAAGAATGGGGGCATACCTCGAGGTCGTCCTAAACCTCACAAAGCAGTTTGACAAGTTCGAGCTAACGAGGATCCCACGAGGGGAGAACTCCTCAGCAGACGCGCTCGCCGCATTAGCTTCCACATCCGACCCTCTCGTAAAACGAATTATACCCGTGGAAGGAATCGAGAAGCCAAGTATCGACATAGCTACCAAGGCTGAGATGGATAGCAAAccaaaggaaaaaatagaggatAACAGCCTCCCGACGGTAGCTACCCAAGTTTTCACGACATTCTGGTTCCCGAAAACTAGAACACGCAGCTTTAGAAAGCACACCTCCAGGAAAGCAACCCAGAACCCGGAAAACAACGACAAAAGTGAAGGTACTCACCGAAGTTCAGACTCCCTAGAGCCTAACTCTACGAGTACCTCCGGGGGCACCATCCAGACCTCGGAGCCACTTGTCTATAAAGTCCAAACAAGAAGCCGCACCGCTCTTAAAAACGCATCTAGGAACGCTACACAAACCACAGGGGATAACGAGGAAATTGGAGATATTCCTCAGAACCCAGAACCTACTCCAACGAATATCTCCGGGGGCACCACGGCACCAGGTCCCGAACAGGAATCTCCCTCCtctcttcacaacaaagttgtaGGGAGAGAAGACTGGAGAATACCGATCATGGATTACATCCTAGAGGGAAAAATTCCACCCAACAAGTGGGAGGCTCGAAAACTcaaagccttagcagcaagatACTGTATAATCGAGTCAGCCCTCCACAAACGAAGTGTCTCCGGACCTTACCTAAAATGCGTTCACGGCCTAGTAGCTATGAAACTCATGAAGGAAATGCACGACGGTTCCTGTGGAAACCATTCCGGAGGCAGAGCCTTAGCCATCCGAATAAAAAGACAAGGCTACTTCTGGCCTACCATTATCGCAGATTGTGAGGTCTACTCCTCATCGTGCgacaaatgccaaaggcatgcaccGATCATACACCAACCAGCGGAAAAGCTGTCTAACATATCAGCTCCCTACCCATTCATGAGGTGGTCTATGGACATTATAGGTCCATTAGTACCTTCAGGGAAAGGAAAGAAGTTACTAAACCTCCTGGTCCTAACCGACTACTTCACGAAATGGATTGAAGCTGAAGCTTTCCAACAAATAAACAGATTCGAGGTCGAAGGATTTGTTTGGAAAAACATCGTATGCAGGCATGGCGTCccatacgaaatcgtaaccgacaaTGGAGGACAGTTCATATCCCACGACTTCAAAAGTTTCTGCGATAAATGGAACATCCGCCTCACCTTCTCATCACCTCGGCGACCTCAAGGGAACGGACAGGCGGAGGCTGCCAACAAATCAGTTTTAGCAAACCTCAAGAAACGCCTAGGAGCCCAAAAGGAGCTTTGGTCGGAAAAACTACCCGAAGTACTATGGGCCTGCCGAACCACCCCACGAAAAGCTACAGAGGAAACTCCCTTCTCCTTAGCTTACGGGATGGAAGCTGTCGTCCCAGCAGAAACCACCGCAGGTAGCCTCAGACGGGAGCTCTGCACCTCAAATCCCGCAGCTAATAACCAGCTCCTGATGGATAGCCTCGACTTGATCGAGGAAAGACGAGACCAAGCCTTGCTTCGCATTCAAAATTATCAGCAAGCAATGGCACGACACTACAATTCCAAAGTAAGGCCCCGACAGTTCGCCGTAGGGGACCTAGTGCTTAGGAAAGTGTTCGAAGGAACAAAGGAACCGGGAGCTGGAAAGTTAGGaaccaactgggaaggaccctaccgAATTATCCACATAGTACGACCCGGAGTTTACAAACTCCAGAAGGTACGAACCGGGGTACCTGAAATCCGATCGTGGAATGCCACGAACCTCAAAAGATACTATCATTAG